gaaataaacattccaacaaataaaacaaaatcTAAACTCCAAAGTGCATCctatgaattaattatgaagcACAACCTATTTTGGATTGAGCATTGTACCAACAAAAAGTATAGCACCTGAAATATCTTCACTGATCATAAACATAAATGGGTGATCTGCTATAAATTCTATCCTAGGAGGCTGCCGTCCAACAGGTGGAGCACATCCATAACATCCAGCCCCAGTGATAGCTACGGCTACggtcccttgttcattagtctcgaTACAACACTTCTGCACTATATCAGTTACGTATACTAGTGGTTTTAGTTCGTGGATTATTCCTGTAAAATCTTCACAGTCCTTATCAAAGAGTGATATCAATCCCAATTGCTTCATAGTTTCCTTTAGAGAAACATCGtattcaaatttaaatttggggatcTGGAGTCTATACACTTTAGTATTGTTAAGCTTGAATTGTTGGTTGAACATATTTTCATGAATCTTGATTTCGTTGACGAGGTTTGGTAATCCATCCTTTTCATGTGGAAGGAATATATGCATTGAAAAGCGCTTTGTGGATTTCCCTGTTTTGTACATCATCCTTATAACCTTGCACTTCTCGAACGTTCCGTAATCAAAGCTCCTTTGCCATTGGTTCATAAAGGGAACTCGAACTTTGTGTCCGTCCAGAAGATTAAAGCCATCATATTGTGTGTCTTTTGATTCAAATGAATGTTGCCAACTTCCTTTGAAATACAAAGCATTAGCCAACAGTAACACAGTGTCGCGAGTGATGCTATTTCTTGTAAGAAATTGTTGGATCAATCCTTTTGTTTCTTGTTTGGCCCAGGAGTTTGCTTCTTTCACCACTTGATCAGCCTATAAGCAAGGCAAATCAAATTTGTAAGTAAACATTATTATGAGTAATTCAGTTAAGAAATTTCATGTACTACTCGTAATTAATTCAGTAGTTAACAACTTTTTCATGAGATTATTATGGCATAAATTCATTAATCAGTTTGCTATACGAGAAATAGGACATAAAATTTCTTAAAATATTTCCTTAAGCCTAAACAAGGGCGATAAATTACTGTATATCATTAAGAAAATTATCGAGTTATTTTACAGTTCTACTCGATCCGAATATCAAAAGGGTAATgctaaacacaaattctcatttgtgacggtatTATTTCATCACAAGGAACAAGTGGGAGAGCAGGTGGGAGGAGCGAGACAGTCTGAATGCTAAAACGTTTCAAAAAGAAAATATACAAATTAAAGAATCTGTGAAAGCAGGGGTAATACGATTATACGTACCTGATTAACGAAATCAACAACCCTAGGATAAGCATTATGAACTTCTCTCAAAACCTTGTCGAACTCATCCTTCAACGAAAACCGTTGATCCAGCCACAACGCATTCACATAAGATATTTCAGGCGCATCTTTACTATACGACGCTTTTAAAACGTCACGTAATTTGAGAGCAGCTGCATTTAACTCTCCCACATCACCGTGTCCTAGAAGCTTAAGCAACTGATCTTGCGTAGAGTTTTCCGTTCCAACTGCGAGGATTCTAAGAACGGCATCGATCGATGCCGGAGAGCAAACGACGCTCTTGTTTTTGTATAGATTTTTTTTAATAACATGTTTGACAACATCTAGTGAAAATTTCATGGTGATTGATTTTTCATGTACGGTTTGATTATTGTTGGTTTTATTGCCGGTCGACTCTTTACTAATATTAGGATTCATTGTCAACTAGTTTAGGGTTTGGGGGATGATGGAAACAATATTTATATACGAGATACAGAGTAAATTCGAATTTAATCTAATGTATTTCCTTAAAAAATTTCTCCGTAT
This sequence is a window from Silene latifolia isolate original U9 population chromosome 8, ASM4854445v1, whole genome shotgun sequence. Protein-coding genes within it:
- the LOC141594401 gene encoding serpin-ZX-like; the protein is MNPNISKESTGNKTNNNQTVHEKSITMKFSLDVVKHVIKKNLYKNKSVVCSPASIDAVLRILAVGTENSTQDQLLKLLGHGDVGELNAAALKLRDVLKASYSKDAPEISYVNALWLDQRFSLKDEFDKVLREVHNAYPRVVDFVNQADQVVKEANSWAKQETKGLIQQFLTRNSITRDTVLLLANALYFKGSWQHSFESKDTQYDGFNLLDGHKVRVPFMNQWQRSFDYGTFEKCKVIRMMYKTGKSTKRFSMHIFLPHEKDGLPNLVNEIKIHENMFNQQFKLNNTKVYRLQIPKFKFEYDVSLKETMKQLGLISLFDKDCEDFTGIIHELKPLVYVTDIVQKCCIETNEQGTVAVAITGAGCYGCAPPVGRQPPRIEFIADHPFMFMISEDISGAILFVGTMLNPK